In Rubrobacter radiotolerans DSM 5868, a genomic segment contains:
- a CDS encoding M23 family metallopeptidase, whose protein sequence is MRSRHALLGLTLGLALLLFSGAGSVGAQSTADATGSTLDAAVTTELSERTGKALSGERGPATTGEPGAQVNVMREGEGWAFGSAVVEAPKKRGHYPSGWLFVARETDGTWDAELEGASEFPELLREAPESVVAAGERELLTSEARNPEQTRSTAASVARTGLSLPWKKGTRWRFTGGPHGWATGYDRPYAALDFVGPPGGDQNVRAAAGGYAYSMCSSGQGWIRIYHPNGYSTDYYHLIRNIKPQGGRQVSRGEIIGKTGQDVSCGGASYGRHVHFALLRGDTHVKVGGKKIGGWTFRENQAYGGRAEKNGTIRRPSGSTYMKNFG, encoded by the coding sequence TTGCGCTCCCGGCACGCGCTTCTCGGGCTCACGCTCGGGCTGGCGCTGCTCTTGTTCTCCGGGGCGGGGAGCGTCGGGGCCCAGAGCACGGCGGACGCTACCGGAAGCACCCTGGACGCGGCGGTGACGACGGAGCTTTCGGAGCGGACGGGGAAGGCTCTCTCCGGCGAGCGCGGCCCGGCGACGACGGGAGAGCCCGGAGCGCAGGTGAACGTGATGCGCGAGGGCGAGGGCTGGGCTTTTGGTTCGGCGGTCGTCGAAGCTCCCAAAAAGCGCGGCCACTACCCGAGCGGCTGGCTCTTTGTCGCCCGGGAGACGGACGGAACGTGGGACGCCGAGCTCGAAGGCGCAAGCGAGTTCCCGGAGCTTCTGCGGGAGGCTCCGGAGTCGGTCGTTGCGGCCGGAGAGCGGGAGCTTCTCACCTCGGAGGCGCGCAACCCCGAGCAGACCCGGAGCACGGCCGCGAGCGTGGCGCGCACGGGACTGTCGCTCCCGTGGAAGAAGGGCACGCGCTGGCGCTTCACCGGCGGACCGCACGGCTGGGCCACGGGCTACGACCGACCCTACGCCGCGCTCGACTTTGTCGGACCTCCCGGCGGAGACCAGAACGTCCGGGCGGCGGCCGGCGGCTATGCATACAGCATGTGCTCCTCGGGGCAGGGCTGGATCCGCATCTACCACCCCAACGGCTACTCGACGGACTACTACCACCTGATAAGGAACATCAAGCCCCAGGGCGGGAGGCAGGTCTCGCGCGGCGAGATAATCGGCAAGACCGGCCAGGACGTCTCCTGCGGCGGGGCCTCCTACGGTCGGCACGTCCACTTCGCGCTCCTGCGCGGGGACACGCACGTGAAGGTCGGGGGAAAGAAGATCGGCGGCTGGACCTTCCGCGAGAACCAGGCCTACGGGGGCCGCGCCGAGAAGAACGGCACGATCCGCAGGCCAAGCGGCAGCACCTACATGAAGAACTTCGGCTAA
- the thyX gene encoding FAD-dependent thymidylate synthase, producing the protein MIQRTHSEVERLFERLGGEVRDGFPAIHSEPRLTAAGTPYLRTPGVVTISRPQVELSGLAPFLGGFDPDLRFGEYLDDPTELPGSSQLAKVAGQLCYASFGPKRTTNENARAYFERLTSAGHGSVLEHASFSFLLYGISRSVTHELIRHRAGVGVSQISQRYVSGNVLRFVERPEYAEDPELHRLFEERADRAAREYERMTGELLDRQAGGSETLTADGKTDARKKVQQTARSLLPNETEAPTVWTANVRALRHVIEMRADAHAETEIRNLALRLFLCLAVADPVLFGDYELKELPDGTYTVRTENRKA; encoded by the coding sequence ATGATCCAGAGAACCCACAGCGAGGTCGAGCGGCTCTTTGAGCGGCTCGGGGGCGAGGTCCGGGACGGGTTCCCGGCAATACACTCCGAGCCCCGGCTCACCGCCGCCGGGACGCCGTACCTGCGGACTCCGGGCGTGGTCACCATCTCCCGGCCGCAGGTCGAGCTCTCAGGACTCGCGCCGTTTCTGGGCGGTTTCGACCCGGATCTGCGCTTCGGCGAGTATCTGGACGACCCGACGGAGCTTCCCGGAAGCTCCCAGCTTGCAAAGGTCGCAGGACAGCTCTGCTACGCGAGCTTCGGCCCGAAAAGGACGACGAACGAGAACGCCCGAGCCTACTTCGAGCGCCTCACGAGCGCCGGGCACGGGAGCGTGCTGGAGCACGCGAGCTTCAGCTTCCTGCTGTACGGCATAAGCCGCAGCGTAACCCACGAGCTTATCCGCCACCGGGCGGGGGTCGGGGTCTCCCAGATAAGCCAGCGCTACGTCTCCGGGAACGTCCTGCGCTTCGTCGAGCGGCCCGAGTACGCCGAGGACCCAGAGCTTCACCGGCTCTTCGAGGAGCGCGCCGACCGCGCCGCCCGCGAGTACGAGCGGATGACGGGAGAGCTTCTCGACCGGCAGGCCGGAGGGTCGGAGACGCTCACCGCCGACGGAAAGACCGACGCAAGAAAGAAGGTCCAGCAGACCGCCCGCTCGCTCCTTCCGAACGAGACCGAGGCCCCGACCGTCTGGACGGCGAACGTCCGGGCGCTCCGGCACGTAATAGAGATGCGTGCCGACGCCCACGCCGAGACCGAGATAAGGAACCTCGCCCTGCGCCTCTTTCTCTGCCTCGCAGTCGCCGACCCGGTGCTCTTCGGGGACTACGAGCTCAAGGAGCTCCCTGACGGGACGTACACGGTCCGCACGGAGAACCGCAAGGCTTGA